One window of Oreochromis niloticus isolate F11D_XX linkage group LG23, O_niloticus_UMD_NMBU, whole genome shotgun sequence genomic DNA carries:
- the LOC100690982 gene encoding GTP-binding protein REM 2, with translation MPTDVPEDSEENAAKCDSMTLPSTPTVRRGSTPLPIKHQLRREEAVHDECDWTSGAAGPSVSPNSFSPALDDTPTVTVEGRPDGPLRIALLGQNGVGKSSLALALAGDMDRTASVDSDGEGYVHTVTVDDEESTIIIYDNWRQDLSALQCEVCVLVFSVTDRRSFHRTAQLRLLLRETQPQTPIILVGNKSDLVRTREVTSQEAMSSAALFNCLYLEISASLDHRTVELLECAVRLARGQSPWPPGTSAEDMSGGGQRESITSRAKRFLSSLVPRYPREREVGKFLRQKSRSCHDLGAL, from the exons ATGCCGACAGATGTGCCCGAAGACAGCGAGGAGAATGCGGCCAAG TGTGACAGTATGACTCTGCCCAGCACACCGACCGTTCGCAGAGGAAGCACTCCTCTGCCAATTAAGCACCAGCTCAGGCGAGAAGAAGCCGTCCACGATGAATGCGACTGGACGTCAGGTGCGGCCGGGCCTTCGGTGTCCCCAAACAGTTTCAGCCCTGCCTTGGATGATACTCCAACCGTGACTGTGGAGGGCAGACCAGACGGGCCACTAAGGATTGCTCTCCTGGGGCAGAATGGCGTCGGGAAGTCCTCTCTGGCCCTGGCCCTCGCAGGAGACATGGACAGGACTGCGTCTGTGGATTCTGATG GGGAGGGTTATGTGCACACAGTTACCGTGGATGATGAGGAGAGCACCATCATTATCTATGACAACTGGAGACAG GACCTGTCGGCTCTGCAGTGTGAGGTGTGCGTCTTGGTGTTTTCGGTGACTGACAGGCGTAGCTTCCACCGTACCGCTCAACTTCGGCTTCTCCTGAGAGAGACTCAGCCCCAGACTCCAATAATCCTCGTTGGTAATAAGAGTGACCTCGTTCGCACGCGTGAGGTCACCTCTCAAG AGGCCATGTCTAGCGCTGCCCTTTTCAACTGTCTGTATCTGGAGATCTCCGCCTCTCTGGATCACCGTACCGTGGAGCTCCTGGAGTGTGCGGTGCGACTAGCCAGGGGCCAGTCTCCCTGGCCTCCGGGGACCAGCGCCGAGGACATGAGCGGAGGAGGGCAACGTGAAAGCATCACATCTCGTGCCAAACGTTTCCTGTCCAGTCTGGTGCCTCGGTACCCTCGAGAGCGAGAGGTGGGGAAGTTTCTGAGGCAGAAGTCCCGCTCCTGCCATGATCTGGGGGCGCTGTGA
- the nrl gene encoding neural retina-specific leucine zipper protein produces the protein MSSPSLPMPSLPPSPLAMEYLNDFDLLKFEVKSDTPPLPPPCAYPKSGITHDPSSSPYTSHPPQDSSLSSSPYNSLPPSPTFSDAHPPPSGSSSLSSSSSSISFPLSIPNSLTSSISSGSQGNVEGSPAHGGPQGPTPASLEDLIWLAALQQQFGGEVTGPATLLGALGGVPERGDRERGQVNGFLGCEDAVEALLNSAAAAVSSQFPGLSQSSSSNLGDSSSDSGGDISCAKAADMCHRPLVFLSSGPPSLSNTNPASAPYPQPLSPQGRLHHHQHHHHQHHPHHPMHGNHHHHHHPQTNQCGVNERFSDEQLVSLSVRELNRHLRGVSKDEVVRLKQKRRTLKNRGYAQSCRYKRLQHRHALESEKHLLTQQLEQLQCELTRVLRERDAYKARYEKLLSTNHGTSGDAQPTHTSNPPSPPPDYFL, from the exons ATGTCctctccttccctccccatgCCTTCTCTCCCCCCAAGCCCTCTGGCCATGGAGTACCTAAACGACTTTGACCTTCTCAAGTTTGAGGTCAAATCTGACACACCTCCGCTCCCTCCTCCATGTGCGTACCCTAAATCTGGTATCACCCACGACCCCTCCAGCTCTCCGTACACCAGCCACCCACCGCAGGACTCAAGCTTGAGCTCCAGCCCTTACAACTCACTGCCACCTTCGCCCACATTCAGCGATGCCCACCCACCCCCTTCGGGCTCTTCTTCCCTCtcttcatcatcctcctccATCTCCTTTCCCCTCTCCATACCCAACAGTCTCACTTCCAGCATCAGCTCCGGCTCTCAGGGGAACGTGGAAGGCAGCCCAGCCCACGGCGGCCCTCAAGGTCCGACCCCAGCCTCTCTGGAGGACCTGATCTGGCTGGCGGCACTGCAGCAACAGTTTGGAGGTGAGGTGACGGGGCCTGCCACTTTGCTGGGAGCCTTGGGAGGGGTGCCAGAGAGAGGGGACCGAGAGAGAGGGCAGGTGAATGGCTTCCTGGGGTGTGAGGATGCTGTGGAGGCTCTACTGAactcagctgcagcagctgttaGCTCACAG TTCCCAGGTCTTTCTCAGAGTTCAAGCAGCAACCTGGGAGACTCAAGCAGCGACAGCGGAGGTGACATCTCCTGCGCCAAAGCAGCAGACATGTGCCATCGCCCACTCGTCTTCCTCTCATCAggccctccctccctctccaaCACTAACCCTGCTTCTGCTCCATACCCCCAACCCCTCAGCCCCCAGGGCCGCCTTCATCACCACCAGCATCACCATCATCAGCATCACCCGCACCACCCCATGCATGGCAaccatcaccatcatcaccacCCACAAACCAATCAG TGCGGGGTGAACGAGCGTTTCTCTGATGAGCAGCTGGTGAGCTTGTCAGTGCGCGAGCTGAACCGACACCTGCGTGGAGTGAGCAAGGACGAGGTGGTGCGCTTGAAGCAGAAACGCCGCACGCTAAAGAACCGAGGCTATGCCCAGTCCTGCCGCTACAAGCGCTTACAGCACAGGCACGCTCTGGAGTCTGAGAAACATTTGCTTACCCAGCAG TTGGAACAGCTACAGTGTGAGCTGACTCGAGTGCTGAGGGAGAGAGACGCCTACAAGGCTCGCTATGAGAAGTTGCTCAGCACAAACCACGGTACCAGTGGCGACGCCCAGCCGACCCACACCAGCAACCCACCTTCCCCGCCCCCTGACTACTTCCTCTGA
- the paics gene encoding bifunctional phosphoribosylaminoimidazole carboxylase/phosphoribosylaminoimidazole succinocarboxamide synthetase: MERGAERQRGGDSEVGEEKGSVERQWGEAEVLALLSVWDEVGTQHVVESRSTFEVISERLRRLSVVRSWRECQAKCRSMRLQSRKADAGTSANYSQGVEERPLERPWEEEDVDNQRRIYPVQEGMKTRFHSAVSYSTNVAEEGGRHWTDDEVRALLCVWADRNIRERLKCTLRNKSIFQEMARQMQRNFGVIRNWKQCRTKYKNLKYDYKTAKSAHAAGGSSAGSPGKYMKFFDEVEAILLDKGLENGTREMQKRLYDGEMEAGRLQMPAGHTGQVTGSESEVVIEIDDDDNSDDYDMDGEMEVKWRSTDAHLAHTDSSSDQFQVVTVSDTGRNWSDQEVRALIQVWSDERIRRQLESSTRKRDIFVQISNRLMQQGIERDWKQCHTKYKNLKYLYRSLQRGKTDEADPRRLMRFYEEVDSIMNRTANDSLRDTGAAKAADSGGLTISDNCDEKNHMDGNLTNTRRAVEGAVEDKTCTSDSDLSVTIEATSNAYESKRHKIKEHYLDQEHMLMSASESVLERQDTTSTHRRIKRKAVDEDPGLHTPQKKLNIGPLVAERLHTQCKEEQDHIPIIKINSVCSMATPAPSPELQDCSGSTSAMASTPELKVGQKLNEGKTKQIFELLDQPGLVLVQSKDQITAGNAVRKDQMEGKAAIANKTTSCVFQLLQESGIKTAFVKQHSDTAFIASHCEMIPIEWVCRRVATGSFLKRNPGVKEGYRFSPLKMEMFFKDDANNDPQWSEEQLLEAKFCLAGLTIGQCEVDIMNRSTVAIFEILEKAWATQNCTLVDMKIEFGVNVKTQEIVLADVIDNDSWRLWPAGDRSQQKDKQVYRDLKEVTPEAMQMVKKNFEWVSERVKLLLEPQASSRVVVLMGSTSDMAHCEKIRKACTSYGIPCVLRVTSAHKGPDETLRIKAEYEGDGIPTVFVAVAGRSNGLGPVMSGNTAYPVINCPPLTPDWGSQDVWSSLRMPSGLGCSTILSPEASAQFAAQIFGLSDHLVWCKLRASMLNTWVSLKLADKKLQACSL; the protein is encoded by the exons AGGAAAGGCCGCTGGAAAGGCCATGGGAGGAAGAAGATGTGGATAATCAAAGAAGAATCTACCCAGTCCAGGAAG GAATGAAGACTCGATTTCATTCAGCTGTTTCGTACTCTACTAATGTGGCTGAAGAGGGAGGTCGCCACTGGACGGATGATGAGGTAAGGGCGCTGCTGTGCGTCTGGGCTGACCGCAACATTCGGGAACGTTTGAAATGCACGCTGCGCAACAAATCCATATTCCAAGAGATGGCTCGTCAAATGCAGAGAAACTTTGGGGTGATACGGAACTGGAAACAATGCCGtacaaaatacaagaatttgaAATATGACTATAAGACTGCGAAAAGTGCACACGCTGCGGGAGGCAGCAGTGCAGGAAGCCCGGGGAAATACATGAAGTTTTTTGATGAAGTGGAGGCCATTCTACTGGACAAAGGGTTGGAAAATGGGACCAGGGAAATGCAGAAGAGACTGTATGATGGTGAAATGGAAGCAGGGAGGCTACAAATGCCAGCAGGTCACACAGGGCAGGTAACGGGCTCTGAGAGTGAGGTGGTCATCGAAATTGATGATG aTGACAACAGTGACGATTACGACATGGATGGAGAAATGGAAGTAAAATGGAGAAGTACAG ATGCCCATCTAGCACACACAGACTCCAGCTCTGACCAGTTCCAAGTGGTGACAGTGTCGGACACGGGTCGAAACTGGAGCGACCAAGAGGTGCGAGCCCTGATCCAAGTCTGGTCCGATGAGCGCATACGCAGGCAGCTGGAGAGCTCGACCAGAAAGAGGGACATCTTTGTCCAGATCTCGAACAGGTTAATGCAGCAAGGCATTGAACGTGACTGGAAACAGTGCCACACCAAGTACAAGAACCTCAAGTATCTCTACAGGTCCCTTCAAAGGGGCAAGACTGACGAAGCTGACCCGAGACGCCTCATGAGGTTCTATGAAGAAGTGGACTCCATTATGAATCGCACGGCTAACGACTCTCTGCGAGACACAGGAGCAGCCAAGGCTGCAGATTCAGGCGGACTTACTATATCTGACAACTGTGATGAGAAAAATCACATGGACGGCAATTTGACAAACACGAGGAGAGCTGTGGAGGGAGCCGTGGAGGACAAAACCTGCACCTCTGATTCGGACTTATCAGTAACCATCGAGGCTACATCAAATGCTTATGAGTCGAAGCGACATAAAATTAAGGAGCATTATCTGGATCAAGAACACATGTTGATGA GTGCTTCTGAGAGTGTGCTGGAAAGACAGGATACTACTTCAACACACAGAAGAATCAAGAGGAAAGCTGTGGATGAAG ACCCTGGACTGCACACACCACAAAAAAAGCTGAACATTGGGCCTCTCGTTGCTGAAAGACTCCACACCCAGTGTAAAGAAGAGCAGGACCATATTCCAATAATAAAGATCAACTCAGTCTGTTCAATGGCCACCCCTGCTCCGTCGCCAGAATTACAG GACTGTTCAGGATCGACGAGCGCCATGGCATCCACCCCAG agTTGAAAGTCGGCCAGAAGCTCAATGAGGGCAAGACAAAACAGATTTTCGAGCTCTTGGACCAGCCGGGACTGGTTCTAGTCCAGTCTAAAGACCAGATCACGGCTGGGAATGCCGTGAGGAAAGATCAGATGGAGGGCAAAGCTGCCATTGCCAACAAAACTACGAGCTGCGTGTTCCAGCTGCTGCAGGAGTCTG gcATTAAGACAGCCTTTGTTAAGCAGCACTCGGACACGGCGTTCATTGCATCGCACTGTGAGATGATACCCATTGAGTGGGTATGTCGCAGAGTGGCGACTGGATCTTTCCTCAAGAGGAATCCAGGAGTCAAAGAGGGCTACCGCTTTTCTCCCCTAAAGATGGAGATGTTCTTTAAA GATGATGCCAACAATGATCCTCAGTGGTCAGAGGAGCAGCTGCTGGAGGCCAAATTCTGTCTGGCTGGGCTCACTATTGGTCAGTGTGAGGTGGACATAATGAATCGCAGCACTGTGGCCATTTTTGAGATTCTGGAGAAGGCCTGGGCCACTCAGAACTGCACCCTGGTGGACATGAAG ATTGAATTTGGTGTCAATGTGAAAACTCAAGAGATTGTGCTTGCTGACGTGATCGATAATGATTCATGGAGGCTTTGGCCAGCTGGAGATCGGAGCCAGCAGAAAGATAAACAG GTGTACAGAGACCTGAAGGAGGTTACCCCAGAGGCAATGCAGATGGTGAAGAAGAATTTTGAGTGGGTCTCTGAAAGGGTCAAG TTGCTGCTGGAGCCCCAGGCAAGCAGCAGGGTGGTGGTTTTAATGGGTTCCACCTCAGACATGGCCCATTGTGAGAAGATAAGAAAGGCGTGCACCTCCTACGGGATCCCCTGCGTCCTCAGAGTCACCTCGGCACACAAGGGTCCAGATGAGACACTCCGAATTAAGGCTGAATATGAAG gtgaTGGGATACCCACTGTATTCGTGGCTGTGGCTGGGAGAAGCAACGGCCTCGGCCCAGTGATGTCTGGTAACACGGCTTACCCTGTTATCAACTGCCCTCCTCTCACTCCAGACTGGGGTTCACAAGATGTCTGGTCATCCCTCCGAATGCCAAGTG GTCTTGGCTGCTCCACAATATTGTCTCCAGAAGCTTCTGCTCAGTTTGCAGCGCAGATCTTCGGGTTGAGTGACCACCTGGTGTGGTGCAAACTGAGGGCATCCATGCTCAACACCTGGGTGTCTCTCAAGCTGGCTGACAAGAAGTTACAGGCCTGCAGCCTCTGA